The following proteins come from a genomic window of Pirellula staleyi DSM 6068:
- a CDS encoding sugar phosphate isomerase/epimerase family protein — MEKWPLGVFTSVDAGLGVKLEVAHELGVPTIQIHAPHEQTRTKEAAEAFLARLKQFGIELTCVFGGFEGESYADIPTVVRTVGLVPPATRAARVREMKEISDFAKLLGCKVVALHIGFVPHDTTDPLYQEIIAVAQDLCDYVKTNEQALHLETGQETADGLLQFIGDVGRDNLFINFDPANMILYGTGEPIEALRKVGRYVRSVHCKDGKWAANPGKEWGQEMPLGEGDVGMETYLRTLGEIGYTGPLTVEREIPQEPARQKAEIGHAIKLLTELKAKIG; from the coding sequence GTGGAGAAATGGCCTTTGGGAGTGTTTACGAGTGTCGATGCCGGCCTCGGTGTGAAATTGGAAGTCGCCCATGAACTGGGTGTACCGACCATTCAGATCCATGCCCCGCACGAACAGACCCGCACGAAAGAGGCGGCTGAAGCATTCCTCGCCCGGCTGAAGCAGTTCGGAATCGAGCTCACCTGTGTGTTCGGTGGTTTCGAGGGAGAGAGCTACGCCGATATCCCCACCGTGGTGCGCACGGTGGGACTCGTTCCACCCGCGACCCGCGCTGCTCGCGTCCGGGAGATGAAAGAAATCTCCGACTTCGCCAAGCTTCTCGGCTGTAAGGTGGTGGCGCTGCACATCGGTTTTGTGCCGCACGACACCACCGATCCGCTGTATCAAGAAATCATCGCCGTGGCGCAAGACCTGTGCGACTACGTGAAAACCAACGAACAAGCACTGCACCTCGAGACGGGACAAGAGACCGCCGACGGCCTGCTGCAGTTCATTGGCGACGTGGGGCGCGATAACCTGTTCATCAACTTCGACCCCGCCAACATGATTCTGTATGGCACCGGGGAACCGATCGAGGCACTGCGTAAAGTGGGCCGGTATGTTCGCAGCGTGCACTGCAAAGATGGCAAATGGGCTGCCAATCCTGGCAAGGAATGGGGCCAGGAAATGCCGCTCGGCGAAGGGGACGTCGGTATGGAAACCTACCTTCGTACGCTCGGCGAAATCGGCTACACCGGTCCCTTGACCGTTGAGCGCGAAATTCCCCAAGAGCCTGCTCGTCAAAAGGCCGAAATCGGCCACGCGATCAAGCTTCTGACCGAGCTGAAGGCGAAAATCGGCTAA
- a CDS encoding Gfo/Idh/MocA family oxidoreductase encodes MNLNPEEKAIGQDNYYDALSVSRRDFLKGVIAAGAVSGAGLGAMYFGYGKVADPVRVAVIGTGDEGSVLIGGCNPEYVNVVAICDIRPYNIHRAFHGDWASDTALGARPGLIKKYGYADEKDAKSKVKVYTDYRDVLKDENVEAVIIALPLFLHAIVAVEAMQAGKHVLTEKLMAHNVAECKVMGRVADKQDLYLAVGHQRHYSVLYDNAVNLIRWGLLGELHHIRAQWHRGNLPGADSWQQPLPGGEMAYIGGDQKKVDLITEQLTKMKKEAEKEKDPARALGLAKRIAQWTAWAQDAGVKAENYGYESFSLGGRSHTALEELCRWRLFTRTGGGLMAELGSHQLDAASIFCSALRRDGKKAHPLSVHAVGGRHTFPADRHAEDHVYCMYEFPGPGYEPDFRPGYYDKFTNYPDPKTGIPDYGTDPNKRIVVTYSSIMGNGFGGYGEIVMGSKGTLILEREQEVMLYKDSSTTTKVGVANDKGGPSLDTQASGKGPALAKAASGDSGPVSRGYTEEIEHFAWCIRNKAPENQPRCKAEVALGDAVIALTSNVAINAANAGKGGHVQFDEAWYDINDDKTPDGSVVKEVAEKLGAKLS; translated from the coding sequence ATGAACCTGAATCCCGAAGAAAAGGCCATTGGCCAAGACAACTACTACGACGCCCTCAGCGTTTCGCGCCGCGACTTCCTCAAAGGAGTGATTGCCGCAGGTGCAGTTTCCGGTGCTGGCCTGGGTGCCATGTACTTCGGTTACGGCAAAGTGGCCGACCCGGTACGCGTGGCGGTGATCGGCACGGGTGACGAAGGAAGCGTGCTCATCGGTGGTTGTAACCCCGAGTACGTCAACGTCGTCGCCATTTGCGATATTCGCCCCTACAACATCCATCGCGCGTTTCACGGCGACTGGGCCAGCGACACCGCTCTGGGTGCTCGTCCAGGTCTGATCAAAAAGTATGGCTACGCCGACGAAAAAGATGCCAAGTCGAAGGTGAAGGTCTACACCGACTATCGCGACGTCCTGAAGGACGAAAACGTCGAAGCGGTGATCATCGCCCTGCCGCTGTTCCTTCACGCCATCGTCGCTGTAGAAGCGATGCAGGCCGGCAAACACGTTCTCACCGAAAAGCTGATGGCCCACAATGTGGCCGAATGCAAGGTGATGGGACGAGTTGCCGACAAGCAAGATCTCTATCTGGCTGTGGGTCACCAGCGTCACTACAGCGTGCTCTACGACAACGCAGTGAACCTGATTCGCTGGGGTCTGCTGGGTGAATTGCATCACATTCGTGCCCAGTGGCATCGTGGCAACTTGCCTGGCGCTGATAGCTGGCAACAGCCGCTGCCAGGTGGCGAAATGGCTTACATCGGTGGCGATCAGAAGAAGGTCGACCTGATCACCGAACAGCTCACCAAGATGAAGAAAGAAGCCGAGAAGGAAAAAGATCCTGCTCGCGCTTTGGGGCTCGCCAAACGCATTGCGCAGTGGACAGCCTGGGCCCAAGACGCCGGCGTGAAGGCCGAAAACTACGGCTACGAAAGCTTCAGCCTCGGTGGACGCTCGCACACGGCTCTAGAAGAACTCTGCCGCTGGCGGCTCTTCACTCGCACCGGTGGCGGTTTGATGGCCGAACTCGGTAGCCACCAACTCGACGCCGCGAGCATCTTCTGCAGCGCTTTGCGCCGCGATGGCAAGAAGGCTCATCCGCTCAGCGTGCATGCTGTCGGTGGTCGTCACACGTTCCCTGCCGATCGTCATGCTGAAGATCATGTCTACTGCATGTACGAATTCCCCGGACCAGGTTACGAGCCTGACTTCCGTCCTGGCTACTACGACAAGTTCACCAACTACCCCGATCCGAAGACCGGCATTCCCGACTACGGCACCGATCCGAACAAGCGGATCGTCGTGACGTACTCGTCGATCATGGGGAACGGCTTCGGCGGCTACGGCGAAATCGTGATGGGTAGCAAGGGGACGCTGATCCTCGAACGTGAGCAGGAAGTGATGCTCTACAAGGATTCGAGCACCACCACCAAGGTGGGCGTGGCCAACGACAAGGGTGGTCCTTCGCTCGACACCCAAGCCAGCGGCAAGGGACCTGCCCTCGCCAAAGCAGCTTCGGGAGACAGCGGACCCGTCAGCCGCGGCTATACCGAAGAAATCGAGCACTTTGCTTGGTGCATTCGGAACAAGGCTCCCGAGAACCAACCACGCTGCAAGGCTGAAGTGGCACTCGGCGATGCCGTGATCGCCCTCACGTCGAACGTCGCGATTAACGCGGCGAATGCCGGCAAGGGTGGTCACGTGCAGTTCGACGAAGCTTGGTACGACATCAACGACGACAAGACTCCCGATGGAAGCGTCGTGAAGGAAGTGGCTGAGAAACTCGGCGCTAAACTTTCGTAG
- a CDS encoding DoxX family protein, protein MALRLGIGLHFYLEGTSKLQDPKPFTSYFLAAAKGPLAPQYKKMIWDADGLYRMDSKLAGAHWKGYASQASSHFGFDKDQSAASAKLATSYEERLRAWLGSNSDEIEEYQLGLERRDKNAQQQVRQDLASLRAHDAKIESERNSLKMKVLPTIDNLWKDLENDINALATTEQYQKSGRLEIGKVGRRPLDSEFMDWFVPYFDTTVGVLLILGLFTRFAATAAGLFLLSVCLSQFPGSVGAAPIYYQGVEMLALFVLAAIGAGRFAGLDFLVTGLIRNCCGSKQGVKA, encoded by the coding sequence GTGGCCCTCAGGCTCGGCATCGGCCTCCACTTCTACCTCGAAGGTACGAGCAAGCTGCAGGACCCCAAGCCTTTCACCAGCTACTTCCTGGCTGCTGCCAAAGGCCCGCTGGCACCTCAGTACAAAAAAATGATCTGGGATGCCGACGGCCTCTACCGAATGGATTCCAAACTGGCGGGGGCTCACTGGAAGGGCTATGCCTCGCAGGCCAGTTCGCACTTCGGATTCGACAAAGATCAGTCGGCTGCCTCCGCTAAGCTCGCCACCAGCTACGAAGAACGCCTCCGGGCGTGGCTTGGTAGCAACTCCGACGAGATCGAAGAGTATCAGCTGGGGCTCGAGCGCCGCGACAAAAATGCGCAGCAACAGGTGCGACAAGATCTTGCTTCACTCCGGGCCCATGATGCTAAAATCGAAAGTGAACGCAATTCTCTGAAAATGAAGGTACTCCCCACGATCGACAACCTGTGGAAAGACCTCGAAAACGACATCAACGCGCTCGCCACGACCGAGCAATACCAAAAGAGTGGTCGCCTCGAAATCGGCAAAGTGGGGCGCCGCCCGCTCGATAGCGAATTCATGGACTGGTTTGTGCCGTACTTCGACACCACTGTCGGCGTGCTGCTGATCCTCGGCCTCTTCACCCGCTTTGCAGCGACAGCCGCTGGCCTGTTTCTGCTGTCGGTTTGTTTGTCGCAATTCCCCGGCTCGGTCGGGGCAGCTCCAATCTATTACCAGGGAGTGGAAATGCTCGCGCTGTTTGTTCTTGCAGCAATCGGCGCGGGGCGCTTCGCTGGACTCGACTTTCTTGTAACCGGACTCATTCGCAACTGTTGCGGCTCGAAACAGGGAGTGAAAGCATGA
- a CDS encoding diphosphate--fructose-6-phosphate 1-phosphotransferase → MSQPKNMVVAQSGGPSPVINNTLRGIVEAARNYANIGTVYGARHGIEGVLKEELLDLSSQHPDEISLLRYTPAAGSIGTCRYKLKPNQTEDFERVIEVLKAHNVGYFVYIGGNDSMDTANKVAKLAHERGLDLIGIGGPKTIDNDVGDSEFKLIDHTPGYGSCAKYWMHAVQNANEENQGSCPADPVLVMQAMGRKIGFIPAAARLADPHREMPLQIYLAESPCSLEQLADNVNDQLKRDGRCMVVISEGFNVGSLGERRDSFGHVQFSSSETTVAQTVVNYLNSKGLAAKGAARGNVPGTDQRHSMAYASTVDLDEAYRAGEMCAHLATTGQSGYMATILRNEGSIYSVRYDKAPLELVANSERMFPKNWITAAGNDVTDDFIRYAKPLVGEGMLSLPMVDGRQRLTRLEKKYATQKLAKYIPQADRK, encoded by the coding sequence ATGAGCCAGCCGAAGAACATGGTGGTCGCCCAGAGTGGCGGACCCAGCCCCGTTATCAACAACACCTTGCGAGGCATTGTCGAAGCCGCTCGCAACTACGCGAACATCGGCACGGTCTACGGTGCCCGCCATGGTATCGAGGGGGTTCTGAAGGAAGAACTGCTCGACCTCTCGTCGCAGCATCCCGACGAAATCTCGCTCCTCCGCTATACCCCAGCTGCCGGTTCGATCGGCACCTGTCGCTACAAGCTCAAGCCGAACCAGACCGAAGATTTCGAGCGCGTGATCGAAGTCCTCAAAGCTCACAACGTGGGCTACTTTGTCTACATCGGCGGCAACGATTCGATGGACACCGCCAACAAGGTCGCCAAGCTCGCCCACGAGCGCGGACTCGATCTCATCGGCATCGGTGGACCCAAGACCATCGACAACGACGTTGGCGATAGCGAATTTAAGCTCATCGACCATACGCCGGGCTACGGCAGCTGTGCCAAATACTGGATGCACGCCGTTCAAAACGCGAACGAAGAAAATCAGGGCTCCTGCCCAGCCGACCCGGTGCTCGTGATGCAAGCGATGGGGCGCAAGATCGGCTTCATCCCAGCCGCCGCTCGTCTAGCCGATCCGCACCGCGAAATGCCGCTGCAGATCTATCTGGCCGAGAGCCCATGCTCGCTCGAGCAGTTGGCCGACAACGTCAACGATCAGCTGAAGCGAGATGGCCGCTGCATGGTGGTGATCAGCGAAGGCTTTAACGTGGGGAGTCTCGGCGAACGTCGTGACTCGTTTGGTCACGTGCAGTTCAGTTCGAGTGAAACCACCGTGGCTCAAACCGTGGTGAACTACCTGAACTCGAAGGGGCTCGCTGCCAAGGGAGCCGCTCGCGGCAATGTCCCGGGGACCGATCAGCGTCACTCGATGGCGTATGCCTCGACGGTCGATCTCGACGAAGCCTACCGGGCCGGCGAGATGTGTGCGCACCTCGCCACCACCGGCCAAAGTGGCTACATGGCGACGATTCTTCGCAACGAAGGTTCGATTTACAGCGTGCGGTACGACAAAGCTCCGCTGGAACTTGTCGCCAACAGCGAACGGATGTTCCCCAAAAACTGGATCACCGCCGCAGGTAACGACGTCACCGACGACTTTATTCGCTACGCCAAACCGCTCGTGGGCGAAGGGATGCTCAGCCTCCCGATGGTCGACGGCCGCCAACGCCTCACCCGCCTCGAGAAAAAATACGCAACTCAAAAGCTCGCCAAGTACATTCCCCAAGCGGATCGGAAGTAG
- a CDS encoding four helix bundle protein: protein MKSYRELRVWQLSVDLAVEICLLLENFPKHELFGICSQLRRCAVSIPSNIAEGHQRDSTREFLKHLSIACGSLAELETQLLISERLGYLKPEKFSDFTARLQELGRMINGLQNSLRRKLD, encoded by the coding sequence ATGAAAAGCTATCGAGAGCTCAGGGTTTGGCAGTTAAGTGTTGATCTTGCGGTTGAGATCTGCCTGCTCCTCGAAAATTTCCCTAAGCACGAACTTTTTGGAATTTGTAGTCAGCTTCGCCGATGTGCCGTTTCGATTCCATCCAACATTGCGGAAGGTCATCAACGAGATTCCACCAGAGAGTTTTTAAAGCACTTGTCGATAGCCTGTGGATCTCTGGCAGAACTTGAAACACAACTTCTTATCTCTGAGCGACTTGGTTACCTCAAGCCTGAAAAATTCAGTGACTTCACAGCTAGGCTTCAAGAACTTGGACGAATGATTAACGGACTTCAGAATTCGTTGCGACGAAAACTAGACTGA
- a CDS encoding HAD hydrolase-like protein: MFEITPKHSFLVGIDSDGCAFDTMELKHKECFIPNIINYYNLQAVSKYAREAAEFVNLYSKSRGINRFPALVEALEWLARRPEVIGRGFKVEIPESLRAWLKEETKLGNPALEAKVKATNDPALTQCLAWSKAVNKTVDEMVRAVPPFPLVRESLDKLAEKADLIVCSATPNAALEKEWHEHGIDKHIVKICGQEVGTKKEILVNSKKYAANHTLMIGDAPGDYSAAKANSCLFFPINPGHEDASWKNFYEEGIERFFGGTFAGDYQTKLLAEFEKYLPEKPSWPVV, from the coding sequence ATGTTCGAAATCACCCCCAAACACTCCTTCCTGGTCGGTATCGACTCCGATGGATGTGCGTTTGATACGATGGAACTGAAGCACAAAGAATGCTTCATTCCCAACATCATCAACTACTACAACCTGCAAGCCGTGAGCAAATACGCTCGCGAAGCTGCTGAGTTTGTGAACCTCTACAGCAAGAGCCGCGGCATCAACCGCTTCCCGGCGCTGGTCGAAGCACTCGAGTGGCTCGCTCGTCGTCCTGAAGTCATCGGTCGTGGCTTCAAGGTCGAGATTCCCGAGTCGCTCCGCGCTTGGCTCAAAGAAGAGACCAAACTCGGTAACCCAGCGCTCGAAGCCAAAGTGAAGGCGACGAATGATCCTGCTCTGACGCAGTGCCTCGCTTGGTCCAAGGCGGTGAACAAGACGGTTGACGAGATGGTCCGCGCGGTGCCCCCTTTCCCGCTGGTTCGCGAAAGCCTCGACAAGCTTGCTGAAAAGGCCGATCTCATCGTCTGTTCAGCGACCCCTAACGCCGCACTTGAAAAAGAGTGGCACGAGCACGGTATCGACAAACACATCGTTAAGATCTGCGGCCAGGAAGTGGGGACGAAGAAAGAAATTCTCGTCAACTCGAAGAAGTACGCCGCCAATCACACCCTCATGATCGGCGATGCCCCCGGCGATTACTCGGCTGCCAAAGCCAACAGTTGCCTCTTCTTCCCGATCAATCCTGGTCACGAAGATGCCAGCTGGAAGAACTTCTACGAAGAAGGTATCGAGCGTTTCTTTGGTGGCACGTTCGCCGGCGACTATCAAACCAAACTGCTCGCCGAATTCGAAAAGTACTTGCCCGAAAAGCCCTCGTGGCCCGTGGTGTAG
- the gnd gene encoding decarboxylating NADP(+)-dependent phosphogluconate dehydrogenase, whose protein sequence is MASCDFGLIGLAVMGENLALNVESRGYSVAVFNRTTSVVDNFISGRAKGKQFVGCHSLEELVQSVKTPRKIMMMVKAGPAVDDLIEQLLPHLSPGDVIIDGGNEHYTNTERRTAYIESKGLLYIGTGVSGGEEGALKGPSMMPGGSEAGWPLVKPIFQAIAAKVGPNNDIPCCEWVGPRGAGHYVKMVHNGIEYGDMQLICEAYLMLKEAGGLSNEELYDVFEEWNNSELQSYLIEISRDIFSVKDEEAGGYLVDKILDVAGAKGTGKWMSQLALDLGVPSTMVTEAVYARGLSAMKAARVKASGILQGPTVATAGVSVGEKKAFIDAVKQALYASKICSYAQGYVQLQAAAAEHKWPLNYGDIALLWRGGCIIRAKFLERIKEAFDAHPNLENLLFHPFFAEATAKAQDSWRKVVVLAAQLGLPVIEFSNALSYYDSLRRERLPANLLQAQRDYFGAHTYERTDKTGKFHTDWISKRATPKS, encoded by the coding sequence ATGGCATCTTGCGATTTTGGTTTGATCGGACTGGCAGTGATGGGCGAGAACCTCGCTCTCAACGTCGAAAGCCGCGGCTACAGCGTCGCTGTTTTCAACCGCACCACTTCGGTGGTCGACAACTTTATTAGTGGCCGCGCGAAGGGGAAGCAGTTCGTCGGCTGTCACTCGCTGGAAGAGTTGGTCCAGTCGGTCAAAACGCCTCGCAAGATCATGATGATGGTGAAAGCTGGACCAGCAGTTGATGATCTCATCGAACAGCTGCTCCCGCATCTCTCGCCCGGCGACGTGATTATCGACGGCGGCAACGAGCACTACACCAACACCGAACGCCGTACCGCTTACATCGAAAGCAAGGGGCTGCTGTACATCGGCACCGGTGTTTCGGGTGGCGAAGAAGGGGCCCTCAAAGGCCCAAGCATGATGCCCGGCGGTAGCGAAGCTGGCTGGCCACTCGTCAAGCCGATCTTCCAAGCCATCGCTGCGAAGGTTGGTCCGAACAATGATATTCCTTGCTGCGAGTGGGTCGGTCCACGTGGTGCTGGTCACTACGTGAAGATGGTTCACAACGGCATCGAATACGGCGACATGCAGCTGATTTGCGAAGCCTACCTGATGCTGAAAGAAGCGGGTGGCCTTTCGAACGAAGAGCTGTACGACGTCTTCGAAGAGTGGAACAACAGCGAGCTGCAAAGCTACTTGATCGAGATCAGCCGCGATATCTTCAGCGTGAAGGACGAAGAAGCAGGGGGCTATCTCGTCGACAAGATTCTCGACGTGGCTGGTGCCAAGGGAACGGGCAAGTGGATGAGCCAACTGGCGCTCGATCTTGGCGTTCCGAGCACGATGGTCACCGAAGCGGTTTATGCTCGTGGCCTCTCGGCCATGAAAGCAGCTCGCGTGAAAGCTTCGGGCATCCTCCAAGGACCCACGGTTGCCACGGCTGGTGTTTCGGTCGGGGAAAAGAAGGCGTTCATCGACGCGGTGAAGCAAGCGCTCTACGCTTCGAAGATCTGCAGCTACGCTCAGGGTTATGTGCAGCTGCAAGCTGCTGCGGCCGAGCACAAATGGCCGCTGAACTACGGCGATATCGCTCTGCTGTGGCGTGGTGGCTGCATCATCCGCGCGAAGTTCCTCGAGCGTATCAAGGAAGCTTTCGACGCCCATCCGAACCTCGAAAACCTGTTGTTCCACCCGTTCTTTGCTGAAGCTACGGCCAAGGCACAAGACTCGTGGCGCAAAGTGGTGGTCCTTGCTGCTCAGCTTGGTTTGCCGGTGATCGAATTCAGCAACGCTCTGTCGTACTACGACAGCCTGCGTCGCGAACGTTTGCCAGCCAACTTGCTGCAAGCGCAGCGCGACTATTTCGGCGCTCACACCTACGAGCGGACCGACAAGACTGGCAAGTTCCACACCGATTGGATCAGCAAGCGTGCTACGCCCAAATCGTAA